A single region of the Neodiprion pinetum isolate iyNeoPine1 chromosome 5, iyNeoPine1.2, whole genome shotgun sequence genome encodes:
- the LOC124219209 gene encoding esterase E4-like, which yields MIAAKLKQLNRLDSRHRGVMGKIGYVIALAALFLGLGYNYYFTYDYVHVTMDKGVIRGFKTTTWRGVPFFSFKGIPYAQPPLGKLRFKAPQEETAWSGVRDAVSHGSICPQLDVALPILRGDEDCLFINVYTPSLGSERLSVMFWIHGGGFEQGSANDEIYGPDYFMGTGVILVTVNYRLGALGFLSSGDDDAPGNTGLKDQAAALRWVKRNIARFGGDPEKVTIFGESAGSACVHYHILSPMSAGLFSRAIGQSGSSLNNWAHTNDGAAVTIRLAEYLGAKNLDQDTRRAVDFLRSAPYSDIVKAQQLLKTPEEVRIRKAFLFVPTVEKGVKSEEVFMPDSPLNLLKSGNFNKVPFITGYNSHEGYFFTKAIAKPEIRKMALEDTERYVPQDIKNEVLRNELATSIRKFYFKDKPVHPDKIDDFVNLHSDITFIAGTNLVVKLLLRHSQAPIYYYVFEYTGKLNLVKFMLWIEHLPGASHGDDLGYLFYQRILFWRKPVAGSDDEHVINTMIRLWTNFAKYGNPTPNEDPLTWKPVTLDEFNFLNISGRDTRLQMNPNHERVRFWDEAYQKSTIIDY from the exons ATGATCGCTGCCAAGTTGAAGCAGCTAAATCGGTTAGACAGTCGTCACCGTGGTGTCATGGGAAAGATCGGCTACGTGATCGCGCTTGCCGCGCTGTTTCTGGGTCTAGGTTATAACTACTATTTCACCTACGACTACGTTCACGTGACCATGGACAAAGGTGTGATTCGCGGATTCAAAACCACCACCTGGCGCGGCGTTCCATTCTTCAGTTTCAAGGGAATACCCTACGCACAACCACCGCTGGGGAAGCTCAGGTTCAAG GCTCCACAAGAGGAAACTGCGTGGTCGGGAGTCCGAGATGCGGTTTCGCATGGCAGCATATGTCCGCAACTCGACGTAGCGTTGCCCATTTTACGGGGTGACGAGGACTGCCTCTTCATCAACGTCTACACCCCGTCTTTGGGATCCGAACGCCTCTCCGTTATGTTCTGGATCCATGGCGGAGGTTTCGAGCAAGGTTCCGCCAATGACGAGATTTACGGTCCGGACTATTTCATGGGAACCGGCGTTATCCTTGTCACAGTGAACTATCGCCTTGGCGCACTCG GGTTCCTTTCTTCCGGGGACGACGATGCCCCCGGCAACACTGGACTCAAGGACCAGGCTGCGGCACTCCGCTGGGTAAAGCGGAACATTGCAAGATTTGGCGGGGACCCTGAGAAAGTCACCATATTCGGGGAGAGCGCGGGAAGCGCCTGTGTCCATTATCACATCCTGTCCCCGATGTCGGCCG GCCTCTTCTCACGCGCTATCGGCCAGAGTGGATCGTCTCTGAATAACTGGGCCCACACCAATGACGGGGCCGCGGTTACGATACGACTCGCCGAATATTTGGGGGCAAAAAATCTCGACCAGGACACGAGACGGGCTGTCGATTTTTTGAGGAGTGCGCCCTACTCGGACATCGTCAAGGCTCAGCAGCTGCTGAAAACTCCGGAG gaggTCAGGATACGGAAGGCTTTCCTTTTCGTGCCGACCGTTGAAAAGGGTGTCAAGTCCGAGGAGGTCTTCATGCCCGATTCACCTCTGAATTTACTGAAATCTGGCAACTTCAACAAAGTTCCGTTCATCACTGGCTACAACAGTCACGAAGGCTACTTCTTTACGAAAG CGATAGCGAAACCGGAGATAAGAAAAATGGCTCTTGAGGACACGGAGCGATACGTCCCACAGGATATCAAGAATGAGGTGCTGCGAAACGAGCTGGCTACCTCCATTCGCaagttttatttcaaagaCAAACCAGTCCACCCCGACAAGATCGACGATTTCGTAAAC CTTCACTCGGATATAACTTTCATAGCAGGAACCAACTTGGTAGTGAAACTTCTGCTCCGTCATAGCCAGGCGCCCATTTATTACTACGTTTTCGAGTACACCGGGAAGCTGAACCTCGTTAAGTTCATGCTGTGGATAGAACATCTTCCAG GTGCGTCCCACGGTGACGATCTTGGATACTTGTTTTATCAGAGAATTTTGTTCTGGAGAAAACCGGTGGCTGGTTCAGACGATGAGCACGTGATCAACACAATGATCAGACTCTGGACGAACTTCGCTAAGTATGG GAATCCGACACCGAACGAGGATCCCTTGACTTGGAAGCCCGTAACTCTAGACGAATTCAACTTCTTAAACATTTCTGGACGTGATACCAGACTTCAGATGAATCCTAATCACGAACGTGTCCGATTCTGGGATGAGGCTTACCAAAAATCAACGATAATCGATTATTGA